In Paracoccus jeotgali, the following are encoded in one genomic region:
- a CDS encoding DUF7220 family protein: protein MKQSRFMSLVEFVANVIVGYGVAVMTQILIFPIFGLHTTLAQNLKMGAIFTIVSIARSFALRRVFEAIRMRTAK, encoded by the coding sequence ATGAAGCAGTCACGCTTCATGTCTCTGGTCGAGTTCGTCGCCAACGTGATCGTCGGCTACGGCGTCGCGGTCATGACGCAGATCCTGATCTTCCCGATCTTCGGCCTGCACACGACGCTGGCGCAGAACCTGAAGATGGGCGCCATCTTCACTATCGTGTCGATAGCGCGTTCCTTCGCCTTGAGGCGGGTGTTCGAGGCGATCCGGATGCGGACCGCCAAATGA
- a CDS encoding DUF3489 domain-containing protein — MTKLSDTQAIILSSAARREDRSALPLPESLRGGAAAKVVGAMLAKGFLQEADADMRKGEPVWRETGDGHGVTLVATDAGLAAIGIESEDANTAPAGATDVPSEQPAPNTPTEPKPAPKARTPREGTKQATLIAMLRAPDGATIEEIMAATGWQSHTVRGAMAGALKKKLGLEVTSEKVESRGRVYKLPAA, encoded by the coding sequence ATGACCAAGCTTTCCGACACCCAAGCCATCATCCTCAGCTCTGCCGCACGGCGCGAGGACCGCAGCGCCCTGCCGCTGCCCGAAAGCCTGCGCGGCGGCGCTGCCGCCAAGGTGGTCGGCGCGATGCTCGCCAAGGGCTTCCTGCAGGAGGCCGACGCGGACATGCGCAAGGGCGAACCCGTCTGGCGCGAGACCGGTGACGGCCACGGCGTCACGCTGGTCGCCACCGACGCAGGCCTCGCCGCCATCGGGATTGAGTCCGAGGACGCGAACACCGCGCCTGCGGGCGCGACGGACGTGCCGAGCGAACAGCCCGCGCCGAACACCCCCACTGAACCAAAACCCGCGCCCAAGGCGCGCACGCCCCGCGAGGGCACCAAGCAGGCCACGCTGATCGCCATGCTGCGCGCGCCGGACGGCGCGACCATCGAGGAGATCATGGCCGCGACGGGCTGGCAGTCTCACACGGTGCGCGGCGCGATGGCCGGGGCGCTGAAGAAGAAACTCGGGCTCGAGGTGACCTCGGAGAAGGTCGAGAGCCGGGGGCGCGTTTACAAACTCCCCGCTGCCTGA